Part of the Roseomonas sp. OT10 genome, GGTCACGGGGCAGGGCGCGCTGCCGCAGGAGCTGGCCCGCGGCGCGCTGGCGTTGCACTACCACCTCTTCGCGCTGCAGGCCGTGGCGGTGCTGGAGCGCCTGGCCGCCGCGAACGGCGTGGCGCTGCCGGCGGCGGAAGCGGCGGCACTCGACCGGCTGACGCGCTTCGCCCTGGCCGGCGCCCAGGAGCCGGAGACGGTCGCGGCCCTGGCCGGGGTGGCGCAGGACGACCCCTGGCTGGGCGGGCGGCCACCCCTGCGGTCCGGGGCAGGGCTGGAAATCCGGGCGCAGGCGGCGCCCGATCCGTCCCTGGAGGCGGCGCTGGCGCCCTTCCGACCCTATGCGGTGCGCTGGCTCGGCGGCCGGGTCAGCGGGGCCTGGGGGGCGGCAGCTCCTCCCGCCGCGGCCGGTCCAGCAGCCGCGCCACCGCCTCCGGCACGCTGAGCCCGCCCTCCAGCACGGCCACCACGGCGGCGCAGAGCGGCATCTCCACCCCGGCGGCCTGCGCCCGGGCGAGCAGGGCCGGGGCGGTCGCCGCACCCTCCGCCACGCCCGTGCCGGCCGCCAGGGCCTCGGCGGCGCCGCGCCCCTGGCCGAGCGCATGGCCCAGGGCGAAGTTCCGGCTGCTCGGCCCGCAGCAGGTCAGCAGCAGGTCGCCGAGCCCGGAGAGGCCAGCGGTGGTTTCCCTCCGCCCGCCCTCGGCATCGACCAGCCGGCCGATCTCCGCCAGGGCGCGGGCGACCAGCGCGGCGCGCGCATTCTCCCCCAGCCCCGCCCCGACCACGGCCCCGGCGGCGATGGCGGCGACGTTCTTGGCCGCGCCGCAGATCTGCACCCCGACCGGGTCGTCATTGTCGTAGAGGCGGAAGGCGGCGGTGGAGAGCCGCTCCCGCACCGCCTCGCGCAGCGCCGCGTCCCGGCTCGCCACGGCGGCCGCGGCGGGCAGGCCGGCGGCGACCTCATGCGCGAAGTTGGGGCCGGAGAGCACAGCGGCGGGCAGGCCGGGACGCGCCTCGGCCAGGATTTCCAGCGGCAGCCGCAGCGTGCCGCGCTCCACCCCCTTGGCGACCACGACGGCGGCGGGGAGGGGCGGCAGGCCGGCCAGCGTGGCGCGCAGCGGCTGCACCGGCACGGCCAGCACCGCCAGCCCCGCGCCGTCCAGCGCCTCGGCGGCGTCGGTGGTCACGCGGATGCCGGCGAGCGAGGCGGAGGGCAGGCGCGGATTCGTCCCGCCCGCCCGCATCGCCGCCGCCCTGGCCGGGTCGCGCGCCCAGAGCGAGACCTCCGCCCCGGCGCGGGCGGCCTGCACGGTGAGCGCCGTGCCCCAGGCGCCGGCACCGATCACCGCGACCCTATTCATCGGCCAGCCGCGTGACGGCGAAGCCCTGGCCGGGCTCGCCATCCCCGAGACGCTCCAGTAGGGCGGCCAGCATCGCCCCCGCCGCCGCCTCGAAGCCGTAGGGCGGGTTCACCACGGCCAGGCCACAGCCGTTCAGCCGGGTCGGGTCGGTCGGCTCGCGCAGCCACAGCTCGCAGGCGAGGACGTCGCGCAGCCCGCCGGCGCGGACGGCGTCGTGGAAGTCGCGCACCGGGGCGCGGTGCTTCACCGGATACCACGCCGCCTGGACGCAGCCCCGGAAGCGCTTCCACACCGCCAGCATCGTGTCGGACAGCCGCGCGAAATCCCCCTCCTTCTCGAAGGGCGGGTCGAGGAGGAGCAGGCCGCGCTTCTCCGGGAAGGGGGTCAGGGCGAGGGACGCCTCCCACCCGTCGCGCTCGTGGATCGCCACGCGCGGGTCGCGGCCCATCGCCGCCCGCAGCACGGCCTGGTCCTCGGGGTGCAGCTCGCACAGCACCAGCCGGTCCTCCTCGCGCAGCAGCGCCTGCACCAGCGCCGGGCTGCCGGGGTAGAGCGGCGGCCAGCCCTGCACGCGCACGGCGTCCAGCCAGGGGGCGAGGGGGCCGTCCGCCACGCCGTCCAGCCGGCCGATCCCGCGCCGCCATTCCCCCGTGCGTGCCGCGCGCTCCTCCGTCAGGTCGTAGCGGCCGATCCCGGCATGGGCGTCCAGCACCCGGAACGGCTTCGGCTTGCGGCCCAGCGCCAGGACCAGATGGTGCACCAGCGCGTGCTTCAGGCAGTCGGCGAAGTTGCCGGCGTGGTAGGCGTGGCGGTAGTTCATGCGGCCGGCTTCTGCCCCGGCGGGGGCGCCTCCGCCAGTGGCGCCTCCGCCGGCGGGTCGTCCGTGAGGCGGGCCCAGCGTTCGTGGTCGCGCCATTCCCCGCCGATGCGGAGGTAGCGCGGCGAGAAGCCCTCATGCCGGAAGCCCAGCCCGCGGACCAGGGCGATGGAGCGGAGGTTGCCGGGCTGGATGTTCGCCTCCAGCCGGTGCAGCCCGAGGTCCCGGAAGGCGAATTCCAGTGCGAGCGTCAGCGCCCAGCGCATCGCCCCGCGCCCCTCCTGTCCGGCCATCGCCCAGTAGCCGAGATAGGCGCTGTGGAAGGCCCCGCCGGCGATCTCGTTGAGGTTCACCACCCCGACCGGCGCGTTGCCGTCCACCCGGCGCACGACCAGCCCGATGTTCGGCCCGGTCAGGCCACGCAGGAACCAGGCCTCGAACCCCACCTCGTCGGTGAAGGGCTGCACCCACGGGTGGTGCAGGGTACGGCTCGCCCGATGGGCGGCGATCAGCGCGGGGGCGTCGGCCCGCGAGGGGCGGCTGAGGCGGATGCCGCCGCCCTCGGCGACATGGCCCCTCATGCCGCCTCCGCATCGGGGCCGGCCAGTTCCGCCAGGGGCCAGCGCGGGCGCGGGGCATGGTCCACCGGATCGGCCAGCCCGGCGCGCAGCCGCTCGATCCCCGCCCAGGCCACCATCACCGCATTGTCCGTGCAGAGCCGGATGGGCGGCGCGATCAGCGGCAGCCCGGCGGCCTCCGCCACCCCGGCCAGCGCCGTCCGCACCCCGCCATTCGCCGCCACCCCGCCCGAGACCACCAGCGCGGTCGCCCCCGTCATCATGGCCAGCGCGTGCCGCGCGCGGTCGGCCATCACGGCGGACACGCTGGCCTGGAAGGCGGCGGCGATGTCGGCCTTGCCCGCCTCGTCCGTCAGCTTCGTCACCGCATGGGCCACGGCGGTCTTGAGGCCAGAGAAGGAGAAGTCGCACCCTTCCCGCCCCAGCAGCGGGCGGGGCAGGGGGATGCGCCGCGGATCGCCCGCCGCCGCCAGCCGCTCCAGATGCGGCCCGCCGGGCCAGGGCAGGCCGAGCAGCTTGGCCGCCTTGTCGAAGGCCTCGCCCACCGCGTCGTCCAGCGTGGTGCCGAGCCGGCGGTAGCGTCCCAGCCCCTCCACCGCGACGCACTGGCAATGCCCGCCGGAGAGCAGCAGCAGCAGGTAGGGGAAGGCCGGTGCCTCCGGTAGCAGGCCGGGCAGGCGCGGGGTCAGCGCATGCGCCTCCAGGTGGTTCACCGCGACGAAGGGCAGGCCATGCGCCAGGGCGATCCCCTTGCCGAGGCTGGCCCCCACCACCAGCCCGCCGATCAGCCCGGGCCCCGAGGTCGCCGCCACCCCGCCCAGCGCGGCGGGCGCCACACCGGCCTGTTCCAGCACCCGCTCGGCCAGCAGGGGCAGGTGGACCAGGTGGGAGCGCGCCGCGACCTCCGGCACCACGCCGCCGAAGCGGGCATGCTCGGCGAGCTGGGTCAGCAGCGCCTCGGCCAGGATGGTGCCGTCCGGCGCCAGCACGGCGGCCGCCGTCTCGTCGCAACTGCTCTCCAGCCCCAGCACGGGCCCACTCACGCGTTCCATCGGACCCTCACCCACGCCTGCCGCCGCTTTCCCCGCCGCCGTGACGGCTCTATGACGCGCCGCATGCTGCCTGCCCACCCCGCTGCGTCCCCTGCGCCGATCCCGGCGACGGCCACCAGCGGCCCCGTCCCGTCGCACCACCGCCCCGCCGGCCACGGCCTGCCGCTGCGCGTGGGCACGCGCGGCTCGCCGCTGGCGCTGTGGCAGACGCGGACCTTCCTCGCGCTCATCACCCGCTTCTGCCCCGTGCTGCGCATGGCCGAGGCGTTCGAGGAGCACGTCATCACCACCTCGGGCGACCGCATCCAGGACCGGCGCCTGGCGGATATCGGCGGCAAGGGGCTCTTCGCCAAGGAGATCCACGAGGCGCTGCTGGACCGGCGGATCGACTTCGCCGTCCACAGCCTCAAGGACCTGGAGACGGAGATGCCGCCGGGCATCGTCCTCGCCTGCACCCTCAAGCGGGAGGACGCGCGCGACGTGCTGCTGCCGGGGCCGCGCTGCGTCGGGCTGGACCCTTCCGACCCCTTCGCCACCCTGCCGGCCGGGGCGCTGGTCGGCACCGCCAGCGTCCGGCGGCAGAGCCAGATCCTGCATGCGCGCCCCGACCTGACGGTCACGATGATCCGCGGCAACGTGCAGTCCCGCCTGCGCAAGCTGGCCGATGGCGAGGTCGATGCCACGATGCTGGCGCTGGCCGGGCTGCGCCGGCTGGAGCTGGAGCCGGAGGGCATGGTGGTGATCGACCCCGAGGCGATGGTCCCCGCCGCCGGCCAGGGCATCGTCGGCGTCACCGTGCGCGCCGCCAACACGGAGCTGCACGAGCTGCTCGCCGCCATCGAGGACCCGGAGGCGCGCGCCGTCTCCCGCGCGGAGCGCGCGCTGCTGGCTTCGCTCGACGGCTCCTGCCGCACGCCGATCGGCGGGCACGCCAAGCTGCTGCCGGACGGCTCGCTGCGCCTGACCGGTCTGGTGGCGCGGCCCGACGGCTCCTTCCTGCTCAAGCGCAGCACCTTCGGCCCCGCCGCCGAGGCGGAGGCGCTGGGCGAGGCGCTGGGGCGCGAGCTGCGCGCCGACAGCCCGGCCGACATCTTCCACTGACGCCTGCCGCGCCCCCGGCGGGCTGCCTGGTCACGCGGCCCGAGCCGGGCGCGGCCGAGACCGCCGCCCGGGTTGCTGCGCTGGGCTGGGTCCCCGTGCTCGCACCGGCCCTTCGGCTCGATGCCCGCACCGTGCCGCTGCCCGCCGCCCAGGCCGTGTTGCTGACCAGCCGGGCTGCCGCCCGCGCCCTGGCCGGGCGCTGGCCGGCGGCTCCCGTGCTGGCCGTGGGGGAGGCCAGCGCCGCCGAGGCCCGCGCCGCCGGGGCGGGCATGGTGGCCGCGGCCGGCGGCACGGCGGACTCCCTCGCCGCCCTGGCCGCCTCCCGGCTGGACCCCGCCCAAGGGCCGCTGTTGCTGGCGGCGGGGGAGGGCTACGCCCGCGACCTCGCCGAGGCGTTGCGGCATCGGGGCTTCCGGGTGCTGCGCCGCGTCGTGTATGCCGCAGGACCGGCCCGGCACCTGCCGGAGCCGGCCCGCGACGCCCTGGCCCAGGGCCAGGTCGGCGCGGCCCTGTTCTTCTCCCCCCGCTCGGCCGAGGTCGCGCTGCGGCTGTGGCGGGAAGCGGGCGTGGCGGCGGCGGCAACCGCCGTCGTCGCGCTCGCGTTGAGCGCGCGCGTGGCCTCGGCGCTGCAGGACCTGCCCTGGCGGGACCTGCGCGTCGCCTCGCGTCCGGACCAGGACGCCCTGCTGGCCCTGCTGGGGCCGGCGGGCCAAGAAGGATCGCTGCCCGTCCCATGAGCGACAGCCCCGCCACGCCCCCGGAAGCCGCCCCTGCCGGCGCGGCGCCCCGCGCTGCCAGCACCCTGCCGCCCTCGCCCCCGGCGAAGTGGCTGGACCCCGCCGTGCTGCCGATCCTGGTGGGGATCGTGGTGCTGGGCGGCGCGCTGGCCTTCCTGTTCTCCTCGCCGCGCTCCGGCACGGCGCCGGGCGAGGATCTGCGCGGGCAGATCGCCGCGATCGACGGCCGGATCGCCGCGCTGGAGGGCCGGCCGAATCCCGCAGCCGGCCTGCCCGAGCGCATCCAGGGCAATGAGCGCCGCCTCGCCACGCTCGAGAGCACGGCGCAGGACCTGGCCTCCCGCCCCCCCGGCGACCCTTCCAACAAGCCCGCCATCGAGGCGCTGGCGGCCCGGCTGCAGGGGCTGGAGGGACGCGAGCACGACAGCACCAAGCGGCTGGAGGAGAGTCTGGCGGGGCTCGAGGCCGACCTCGCCCAGCGCCGGGCCGCGGCCGATGCCCGCCGCGCTGAGACGGACCGGCAGCTCGATTCCCGCCTCGCGGCGATCGAGGGGCGGCAGGCCGAGGCCGGCCGGCTGATCGAGCAGCGTGCCGCGACGGCCGACACCCGCATCGCCGAGGCGGAGCGCCGCGCCGAGCAGCGGACCACGACGGCCGAGGCGGCCTTCCAGCAGCGCATCGCCGCGGCGGAGAAGCAGTTGGCCGACCGCATCGGCGCCGCCGAGGCTGCCGTGCAGCCGCGCCTCGCCGCGCTCGACCAGAGCATCGCGCAGCGGGTGGAGGCGGCGAACCAGGAGATGGACCGCCGGATGGAAGCCCAGGCTGCCGCGCTGGACCAGCGGCTGGCGACGATCGACCAGCGGCTGCGGCAGGCGGAGGCGGCGGAACGCCGGGTGGGCTTCCTGGCCGCGCGCGGCGCCATCCAGGCCGCGCTGGAGGCCGGGCGGCCGCTGGGCGGGGCCCTGGCCGGGCTGCCCGGCACCCCGCCGGCGCCGCTGGCGCGTTATGCCAGCGCAGCGCCGCCGACCGAGGCGTCGCTGCGCCTGTCCTTCGAGGAGGCGGCCCGTGCCGCCCGCGACGCGGCGCAGCCGCAGGGGCAGGGGGTGATGGATTCGGCGCTCTCCCGCATCCAGGGCCTGGTGACGGTCCGGCGCGGCGAGGAGGTCGTCGTGGGCGATCGCGTCTCCGGCGAGCTGGAGATCGCGCGCCGTGCCCTGGAGGCCGGGGACCTGGAGGCCGCCATCGCGCGGCTGGAGCGGTTGCCGCCCCCGTCCAAGGCGGCGATGGAAGGCTGGCTGGCCCAGGCGCGGGGGCTGCAGGCGGCACGCAACGCGCTGGGTGAGCTGAGCGCCGAGCGGAGCGCCGGCTGATGCTGCGCGCGATCGGGCTGCTGATCCTCCTGGCGGCGGGTGTCGCCGCCGCCTGGTACCTCCGCGTGCTGGGCGGATTCATGGAGCTGCATGTCGGGGACGTCTTCGTCGCCGTGCCGCTCTGGCTGCTGCTGATCGGCAGCATCGTGCTGTTCCTGGTGCTGCATGGGCTGCTGCGCGGCTGGGCATCGCTGCGCGCCTGGCCGGCCCGGGCGCGCGCGCGCCGTGCCGCGCGCAACCGCGCGGATGGCGACGCGGCGGTGACGCGGGCGCTGATCGCCCTCGCCGCCGGCACGCCCGACCAGGCGCGGGTGGAGGTGACGCGCGCCCGCCGCATGCTGGGCGACACGCCGCACACCCTGCTGCTCGCGGCCGAGGCGGAGCGGATGGCCGGGCGGGAGGAGGCCGCGAACACCGCCTTCCGCGCGCTGGCGGAGCGTGAGGATGCGCGCTTCCTGGGGCTGCGCGGCCTGTTGCGCGCCGCCATGCAGAAGGAGGACTGGGCCGAGGCGCACCGGCTGGCGCGCGAGGCGGAGGCGGCGCAGCCGGGCGCCGCCTGGATCCGCGAGGAGCGCGGCCATCTGGCCCTGCGCACCCATGACTGGCGCGAGGCCCTGGCGCTGGCCGGCCCCAAGGGCGGCGGGACCGCCGGGCTGGCGGTCGCGCCGCTGGCCCTGGCCTCGGCGGCGGAGGAGCCGGATCAGGCGCGGGCACTGGACTACCTGAAGCGCGGCTTCGAGGCGGATCCGGGCTTCGCCCCGGTGGCCGTGGCCTATGCCGGCCGCCTCACGGAGACGGGCCAGGACCGGCGGGCGCGCAAGGTGCTGGAGGAAGCCTGGGCCGCCCAGCCGCACCCCTCCATCGCCGAGGCCTACCTGGCCGGCCAGTCCGATCCCCTGACGCGGATGAAGTCGGCGGAGGCGCTGACCCATGCGCGGCGCCAGCATCCCGAAAGCCGGCTGTTGCTGGGGCGGGAGGCGCTGGCGGCCTCGCTGGTCGGGCGGGCGCGGGCGGAGCTGGAGGCGCTGGCTGAGAGCGGCGAGGGCGACCGCCGGGTCTTCCTGGCCCTGGTCGAGCTGGAACGGGTGGAGCTGGGCGACACGCCCGCCGGGCGGGCGGCCGAGGGCCGCTGGCTGCGGGCCGCCGCGGCCGCGGCGCCGGAGCCGCGCTGGGTCTGCACCGCCTGTGGCACGGAGCAGGCGCGGTGGGAGCCGGTCTGCAGCCATTGCCAGACGGTTGGCCGCATTGCCTGGGCCGGGGCCGCGCCGTCCCGGACGCTTTCCGCGGCCTGAGCGCCGCCGGCGGAGTTGCCTGTTGCGGCGTGTGCGGCTAGAGAGCGCCGCACCGCCGGATGCCGACGTAGCTCAGCGGTAGAGCAACTGATTCGTAATCAGTAGGTCCCCGGTTCAATCCCGGGCGTCGGCACCACTCCCCTCCCTGGCATTCGCCTGCATCACCCCGCATCGTGACGCTGCCGGGTGACCCATGGCCACCCGTCGAGCAGATGTGAGGACCGCCGGAACGTCTTTCCCACAGCGGGGCCGGCCGGCCGCTATGGTACCGCAACGGCTCCGACGATCGGACGTGGGCGCTGCCGTCTGTCGAAGGGACCCGAATGCACATCCAGGTGGGATACCGCCTTACCTATGACCTGCCTCAGCCCACGCCCATGGTGCTGATGCTCACCATCCATCCCAGCCGCGCCGGCGATATCCTGGTTCCCGAAGCGCCCGTCTTCGATCCGCCGGTCGCGGCCAGCCCCTATCGCGATATCTTCGGCAACATCGGCACGCGGCTGGTCGCGCCGCCCGGCCGCTTCACCCTGTCGAACAGCGCCGTGGTGCGCGACAGCGGGCTTCCGGATACCCTGGTCCCTGACGCCGTGGAGCACCCGGTCGAGACGCTGCCCGACGAAGCGGTCGGCTTCCTGCTGGGCAGCCGCTATTGCGAGACGGACCTGCTTTCCAACGCCGCCTGGCGGCTGTTCGGGCATCTCCCTCCCGGCTGGCAGCGTGTGCAGGCCGTCTGCGATCACGTCCACCGGCACATCGCCTTCGACTACCAGGCGGCGCGCGCCACCCGCACGGCGGCCGAAGCCTTCGACGAAGGCCGCGGCGTGTGCCGGGACTACGCGCACCTCGCCATCACCTTCTGCCGCTGCCTGAACATCCCGGCCCGCTACTGCACCGGCTACCTGGGCGACATGGGCACGCCGCAGCCCTGGGGTGTCCCGGATTTCGCCGCGTGGTTCGAGGTCTATCTGGGCGGCGCCTGGCACGTCTTCGATGCCCGCAACAACGTGCCGCGGATCGGACGGATCCTGTTGGCGCGCGGGCGGGATGCGACGGATGTCGCCATCACCACCACCTTCGGATCGCACTACCTCGCGGGGTTCGAGGTGCAGACCGACGAGCTGGCGGCGGCATCCCTCGGGCAGGTCGAGGAGCCCCTGCTGGAGCCTTCGGCGGTTCCGGGCCGGCTTTAGCGGCGCGACCTGCGAAGCGAGCGGCGCAGCGGCGCCGTGCCGTCCGGAGCTGGACTGCGCGGCGTCGGGCGGGGCCTGATGCCGTCCATTTGACCGCCGACGCGACGCTCCGCTGATGCCGGGGCGATCGGCTCCGCACCGGCCCTGATTCGGGCCGGGAGACGATACGATGTCACCGCCGTGGCGGCCCGCAGTACCGGTATACCGGTATTGCGGGGGTACGCCCGGTTGTGCAGCATGGCCGCATGCCGCGTTCACGATACGATGCCCTGCCACCCGCGGTGATCGAACTGCCCTCGGTGGACCGTCATCGTCCTGCGCCCGAGCAGATCTACAGCGCCCTGCGCCGCGCCATCCTGCGCCTCGAGCTGCATCCCGGCGCGCCTGTGGCGGAGGCGGCCATGGCCCTGCGGGTCGGTGTCAGCCGGACCCCGGTGCGCGAGGCCATGCGCCGGCTGCGCGAGGAAGGGCTGGTCGAGGTGATGCCCAACCTCGGCAGCTTCGTCACCCGCCTGTCCCTGTCACGCCAGGAGGAGGCGGTGACGCTGCGCCGCCTTTTGGAAGGCGAGGCCGCGGCGCGGCTCGCCAACAGGATCGGCCCGTGGCAGCCGGTGCTGCGCCGCCTGCTCGGCGGACAGGAGGAGGCGCTGGCGGCCGGGCGGCAGGATGTCGTCTATGCGCTCGACGAGGCCTTCCACGGCACGCTGTTCGAGGCGGCCGGCCTGCCCCTGATGTGGGAGTCCTGCCGCATCGCGCGGGCGCACATGGAGCGCGTCCACCATGCCGCCGTGGCGGTGCGGCAAAGGATCGCGGCCGCGGTGGCCGCGCATGCCGCGATCCTCGACGCCATCGAGGCCGGTGACCCGGAAGCCGCGCGCGCGGCCATGGCGTCGCATATCCAGGCGAATGCCGCCGACCTTGACGCGCTGCGGCGCCAGCACCCGGACTGGATCGGCCCATGAGCCCGCGAGGCGACCAGCTCGGCATCACCGTGATGCCGGAGTTCCTTCTCACCGAAGGGGCGGAGGCCGTCCTCGACAACCTCCAGCGCCGGGCGGGCGCGACGGCGATCGCGACCTCGCCCTACGTGCTGACCCCGACCCCGGACGGGGAAGGCGGGCGGGAGCCGCCGATCGATGCCGGTGCCGGCGGCGCGCGGCTGCTCGACCGTCCGCTCTGGGCGCGCCGCGAGCTCTGGGTGCGTGCCGCGCCGGCCTTCGTGCCGGATACGGCGCTCTATGCCGGGCTCCGCTACCAGCCCGCGGAGCCGGATTCCCTGACGATGGAGCAGGGGCCGCGCATCGCCGCCGCGATCCGCGCAGCGAAGCGCCGTGGCCTGGCCGTCCACCTGCAGGTGCAGGCGGCCATGCCGCCGGGCTACCGGGTCCAGTTCGGCGGCCCCGCGGCCGAGGACCGGCCCCTGCTGCCCGATGGATCGGAGCTGCCCGGGCGCGTGGATGGCAACGCGTCGCTCGCCTCCGAAGCGGTGCTGGACTACCTCCGCGCCCTGCTGCGCGATCTAGCGCGCGCCTATCCGGAGGTCGACGCGATCCGCCTGGACTGGCCGGAATACCCGCCCTACGCGCCGGCGGCCGCCCTGTTCGACTTCTCGCTTCCGGCGCAGGCCCTGGCGCGCCGCCTGGGCTTCGACCTGGAGACGATGCAGCGGGATGCGCTCGCCGTCCTGCATGCGATCCGCGATGGCCGCGCGGCGCAGGCGGTCCTGGCGGCGCAGCCCGGCGGCACCGCCGACGCGCTGCTGCGCCTGATGCGCGCGCGGCCCGGGCTGGTGGAGCTGGCGCGGTTCAAGGCCGCCGTGGCCACGCGCTTCGTCGGGGCCGCGTCGGCGGCGCTGCGCGAGGCGAGCGGCGGCCGCATCGCGCTGATCCCGCAGGGCTTCCCGGCGCCGCTGGATGTCGTCAGCGGCTTCGACCCGGCCGCGCTGGCACCCCTGGTGCCGGCGATGGGCGTGAAGCTCTACACCATGCACTGGCCGATGATTCTGCGCTTCTGGGCGGAGGGGATGGGGCGGCCCGGCGACCCGGCGCTGCTCGCCGCGCTGGCGCAGGCGCTGGATCTGGTGGACGGGCCCGCCGATCCCGCGCGGCTGCGCTATCCGGAGCCGGAGGAGCCGCACCCGGTCGGCGCCGGCGCGCAGGCGCGCAAGATCGCCGCGGCACGGATGGCGGCGGGCGGCACCCCCGTCTTCGCCTTCGCCCACAGCTACGGGCCGCTCGCGGACGTGGCGGCGCGCTTCCGCATCGCCTGGCGGGCCTCGGGGGGGCGGGTCTTCGTCAACCGCTACGGCTACCTGTCCGACGCCAAGCTCGATGCCATCGGCGCCATCCGACGCGAAGCGCCGCAGGGAGGACCAGCATGACCCACACCCTCCGCCAGCCCGGCCGCCGCGCGCTGCTGGGCCTCGCCGGCGCGGCGCTGCTGTCGCGGCCCGGGCTGGCGCAGGGCGCCTGGCCCGAGCGCGGCCTGACGCTGATCGTGCCCTTCGCGCCGGGCGGGGCGACGGACATGATCGGGCGCCTCGTCGCCGACCGGCTGTCGCCACGGCTCGGCCGCCCGGTGGTGGTGGAGAACCGCCCGGGCGGCGCCGCCAATATCGGCGTGGCCGCGCTCGCCCGCTCGGCGCCCGACGGGTACACGATCGGGATCGTCAGCCTCACCACCTTCGGCCTCAATCCCTGGCTCTACCGTGACAGGCTGCCCTTCGACCCGGTCGGCGACTTCGCCTTCATCAGCAACGGCGCCACCACGCCCAACGTGCTGGTGGTCAATCCGCGCAAGGTTCCGGCCGGGACCCTGCAGGAGCTGGTCGCCTGGCTGCGCGACCATCCGGGCCAGGCCAATTACGGCTCCTCCGGCGCGGGGACGGCGATCCATGTGGCAATGGAGATGTTCCTTGCCGCCGCCGGGGTGAAGGCCACGCACGTGCCCTATCGCGGCTCGGGCCCCATGATGACGGACCTGGTCGGCGGGCAGATCGACCTGGCGATCGACGCCGCCTCCGTCGCCTGGCCGCATGTGCAGTCCGGGGCGTTGCGGGCCGTCGCCACCACGGGGGCGGAGCGCGCCTCCTTCTCCCCGGATCTGCCGACGCTGGCGGAAACCTGGCCGCAGGTCGTCATCGATCCGTGGCACGGCTTCGCCGCTCCCGCCGGCACCCCGCGGCCGGTGGTGGAACGCCTGTCGCGGGAGATCCAGGCCGTGCTGCGCGAGCCGCAGACGGAGGAGAAGATGCGCCAGCAGGTCATGGTGCCGCGGCCGATGGACCCGGCGGCCTTCACCGCCTTCGTGGCGGCCGAGCGCGCACGCTACGGCGCGGTGATCGAGCGGGCGAACATCCGCGTGGACTGACGGCGGCCCGCCACGGCGCCGCGGCGCGGCGCCTCAGCGTCCGGCGAGGAGGGCATCGATCGCCCGGGCGAGCCGCAGGTCACGCGCGCTGAGCCCCCGGGCGTCATGGGTGGTCAGCACGATCTCCACGCGGTTCCACACGTTCGACCATTCCGGGTGATGATCCTGGCGCTCCGCCAGCAGGGCCACGCGGCTCATGAAGCCCCAGGCCTCGCCGAAGTCGCGGAAGGCGAAGCGGCGCCGCAGGGCGTCGCGCCCGGGCACCGGCTCCCATTCCGGCAGATCCCGGGGGATCCGCTCCCGTTCCGCCGCCGTCAGGGCCGGGACCATCGCGCCACCTCCATCGGAACAGCCTCGGTGCTTGACGCGCCGGGGCCGGATATGCGCCCCCTGTGCGGGCCATGCAGCGCTACACCACCCCCCCGAGCATCGACGACATCGCCGAGCTGGCGGAGGCGGCGCTCGGCGCCCTGCCGCAGGAGCTTCGCGCCTCCATCCGCGGCGTCGCCATCCTGGTCGAGGAGGTGCCGGATGACGACACCCTCGCGGAGATGGAGCTGGACCACCCCTGGGAGCTGACGGGCCTGTACCGCGGCCGGCCGCTGACGGGGCGATCGAGCACGGATGTGCCGATGGAGCCGGACACCATCCAGCTCTACCGCGAATCGATCCTGGTGGAGTGGGTGGAGAGCGGGGAGGA contains:
- a CDS encoding COG4223 family protein, with the protein product MSDSPATPPEAAPAGAAPRAASTLPPSPPAKWLDPAVLPILVGIVVLGGALAFLFSSPRSGTAPGEDLRGQIAAIDGRIAALEGRPNPAAGLPERIQGNERRLATLESTAQDLASRPPGDPSNKPAIEALAARLQGLEGREHDSTKRLEESLAGLEADLAQRRAAADARRAETDRQLDSRLAAIEGRQAEAGRLIEQRAATADTRIAEAERRAEQRTTTAEAAFQQRIAAAEKQLADRIGAAEAAVQPRLAALDQSIAQRVEAANQEMDRRMEAQAAALDQRLATIDQRLRQAEAAERRVGFLAARGAIQAALEAGRPLGGALAGLPGTPPAPLARYASAAPPTEASLRLSFEEAARAARDAAQPQGQGVMDSALSRIQGLVTVRRGEEVVVGDRVSGELEIARRALEAGDLEAAIARLERLPPPSKAAMEGWLAQARGLQAARNALGELSAERSAG
- a CDS encoding heme biosynthesis HemY N-terminal domain-containing protein, producing the protein MLRAIGLLILLAAGVAAAWYLRVLGGFMELHVGDVFVAVPLWLLLIGSIVLFLVLHGLLRGWASLRAWPARARARRAARNRADGDAAVTRALIALAAGTPDQARVEVTRARRMLGDTPHTLLLAAEAERMAGREEAANTAFRALAEREDARFLGLRGLLRAAMQKEDWAEAHRLAREAEAAQPGAAWIREERGHLALRTHDWREALALAGPKGGGTAGLAVAPLALASAAEEPDQARALDYLKRGFEADPGFAPVAVAYAGRLTETGQDRRARKVLEEAWAAQPHPSIAEAYLAGQSDPLTRMKSAEALTHARRQHPESRLLLGREALAASLVGRARAELEALAESGEGDRRVFLALVELERVELGDTPAGRAAEGRWLRAAAAAAPEPRWVCTACGTEQARWEPVCSHCQTVGRIAWAGAAPSRTLSAA
- a CDS encoding transglutaminase-like domain-containing protein; translated protein: MHIQVGYRLTYDLPQPTPMVLMLTIHPSRAGDILVPEAPVFDPPVAASPYRDIFGNIGTRLVAPPGRFTLSNSAVVRDSGLPDTLVPDAVEHPVETLPDEAVGFLLGSRYCETDLLSNAAWRLFGHLPPGWQRVQAVCDHVHRHIAFDYQAARATRTAAEAFDEGRGVCRDYAHLAITFCRCLNIPARYCTGYLGDMGTPQPWGVPDFAAWFEVYLGGAWHVFDARNNVPRIGRILLARGRDATDVAITTTFGSHYLAGFEVQTDELAAASLGQVEEPLLEPSAVPGRL
- a CDS encoding GntR family transcriptional regulator encodes the protein MPRSRYDALPPAVIELPSVDRHRPAPEQIYSALRRAILRLELHPGAPVAEAAMALRVGVSRTPVREAMRRLREEGLVEVMPNLGSFVTRLSLSRQEEAVTLRRLLEGEAAARLANRIGPWQPVLRRLLGGQEEALAAGRQDVVYALDEAFHGTLFEAAGLPLMWESCRIARAHMERVHHAAVAVRQRIAAAVAAHAAILDAIEAGDPEAARAAMASHIQANAADLDALRRQHPDWIGP
- a CDS encoding Bug family tripartite tricarboxylate transporter substrate binding protein; the encoded protein is MTHTLRQPGRRALLGLAGAALLSRPGLAQGAWPERGLTLIVPFAPGGATDMIGRLVADRLSPRLGRPVVVENRPGGAANIGVAALARSAPDGYTIGIVSLTTFGLNPWLYRDRLPFDPVGDFAFISNGATTPNVLVVNPRKVPAGTLQELVAWLRDHPGQANYGSSGAGTAIHVAMEMFLAAAGVKATHVPYRGSGPMMTDLVGGQIDLAIDAASVAWPHVQSGALRAVATTGAERASFSPDLPTLAETWPQVVIDPWHGFAAPAGTPRPVVERLSREIQAVLREPQTEEKMRQQVMVPRPMDPAAFTAFVAAERARYGAVIERANIRVD
- a CDS encoding 4a-hydroxytetrahydrobiopterin dehydratase, with the protein product MVPALTAAERERIPRDLPEWEPVPGRDALRRRFAFRDFGEAWGFMSRVALLAERQDHHPEWSNVWNRVEIVLTTHDARGLSARDLRLARAIDALLAGR
- a CDS encoding metallopeptidase family protein, whose product is MQRYTTPPSIDDIAELAEAALGALPQELRASIRGVAILVEEVPDDDTLAEMELDHPWELTGLYRGRPLTGRSSTDVPMEPDTIQLYRESILVEWVESGEDLFRLVRNVLIHEIGHHFGFSDEEIARLEGEE